CGTACGGCGTGACTTGGCTTGATTCAACCACACCCACTCAAGGTCTGGTCATTGGCGATGTGATGCGCACGCATGCGATTATTGCTGCATTGCACGCGCAACAACTTGATGTGCGACCAATATTTGCCCCAACAGTGCCTGCGGGCAGCGAGCGATTGCGCATTTGCTTACATGCGTTTAACACCGAAGCTGAGCTGAATTTACTGATCAATACATTATGCCAAGCCGTTCAATGACCCCTCTCGCCCTTACAGGGATTCACACCGACATTGGTAAAACCATTGTGGCTGCGGTGCTGTCTGAAACGCTGGGCTGCGATTATTGGAAACCTGTGCAGGCAGGTGGTTTGGCTCGCAGCGACAGCAATGTGGTGCGCGAATTGTTGTCCAACCCACACACAACCATTCACCCCGAAGCCTTTCGCCTCAACACCGCAGCTTCTCCCCATGTCGCGGCGCAGATCGATGGCGTTAGTATGGATTTAAATGATCTTAACGCACCCGTCAGCGCGCATTTGCTCATCGAAACCGCAGGCGGCGCAATGTCGCCCATGACAACACAGCACACGGTTGCAGATGTGATTGCGCATCACGGCTGGGCGACGGTGCTGGTTGTCCAACATTATCTTGGCAGCATCAGCCACACGCTCGCTGCGATTGAAGCTTTGTGCTCACGCGGCGTGAACCTGCTTGGCCTGATCATCAATGGTGAAAGCAACAGCGACAGCGAACAATTCATTTGCAATTACGCACAGGTTCGTGTGCTCGCTCGAATCCCACACTTGGCGGTATTAAATCGCGCCAGCATCGCCCACACAGCGGAACATCTGCGCATGCAGCTCGTCCCAGAACTCACACCTTGGATCCACACATGAACTTCAGCCTCAGCCAACGCGACCAACAACACATTTGGCACCCTTACACGCCGATGAAGCTGCGTCCGACCGCCATTGGTTTGGTGCGCGGTGAAGGCGCATTGCTATTCGATGAAAACGGCAAAAGCTATATTGACGCGGTCTCATCGTGGTGGGTCAATTTGCATGGGCATGCGCATCCCGTCATTGCCGAAGCCATTTATGCGCAAGCCACCACACTGGCGCACTGCATGTTTGCAGGTTTAACGCATGAACCTGCGGTGCAATTGGCTGAAGATTTGCTGGCGGTTTTACCAAACAACATGAGCAAAATATTCTATTCAGACAACGGTTCATGTGCCACTGAAATTGCCATCAAAATGGCATTACAAGCGTTTCACAATCAAGGTCAATCGCGCCGCACCATCGTTGCCCTTGAAGGCAGCTATCACGGCGACACCTTTGGTGCCATGGCCGCCAGCGAACGCGGCCTGTTCACCGCGCCGTTCAACGACAAGCTGTTTGATGTGGCGTTCATCCCCGTTCCCACAGCCGATCAAGCGCAACACAGCTTGGATGCGCTCATACAGATTTTAGATCAAAACGATGTCGCAGCGCTCATCGTCGAACCGCTCGTGCAAGGCGCGGCAGGCATGCAAATGCACGATGCCCGCGCATTGGATGCACTATTCAAAGCAGCGCATGCCCACGGTGCATATGTCATCGCCGACGAGGTGATGACAGGTTTTGGGCGCACGGGCACATTATTCGCCTGCGAGCAACTCTCCGAAGCCCCAGATTTCATGTGCCTTTCAAAAGGCCTCACGGGTGGCACATTGCCACTGGCCGTCACCGCATGCACCCAACGCGTTTACGATGCATTTTACAGTGACGATCTGACGCACGCGTTTTACCACGGGCACTCCTACACCGCCAACCCCATCGCCTGCGCCGCAGCCGTCGCCAGTTTGAAACTGTTGCTCACGCCTGAAAGTCATGCACAACGCGAACAGCTTCGCTGCTCACATGCCAATTTTGCTTCACACATCGCCAACCACCCGCGCATCGATAACGTGCGCCACTGTGGAACCATCCTCGCCATGACCGTCCGCACCGTGACAGGCAACACCTATTTGTCGAGTGAACGCGACCGCATTTATCATTATTTTTTAGAACGTGGGATTTTATTGCGCCCGATTGGCAATGTGCTGTATCTGATCCCACCTTACTGCATCACCGATGCGCAACTGACACACATCTACGACACGATTTGTACTTTTTTAGACCAAGACAGCACCGCTGATCTGGCCATTGTTTGAAAGTTTGAAAGCCTGACTACATGACCACACCGCACTCAACCCACTGCCCACAACTCGCCCGCATGTTGCCCACCATCATCGGCAACGACACCACACACGCCCACTGGCTGAACAGCCTGTCCATGATGGAATCGGTTGGTGCGCGTAAAATTGCGGCTTACGTCCACCCCCTGCATGTTGACCTCATCACCTTGCAACACGCTTTTGAAGAAGCGCGCCACGCCTATTTCCTCAAGCGTCAAATCAAAAAACTCGCCATCGACTGCCCAGACTACACCAGCGCATACATGCTCGCCCCGCGCGCCAGTTTTCGCTATTTGCACAAACTGGACATGGGCTGCGCCCGCTACCTCAGCGAAC
The window above is part of the Ephemeroptericola cinctiostellae genome. Proteins encoded here:
- a CDS encoding adenosylmethionine--8-amino-7-oxononanoate transaminase; this encodes MNFSLSQRDQQHIWHPYTPMKLRPTAIGLVRGEGALLFDENGKSYIDAVSSWWVNLHGHAHPVIAEAIYAQATTLAHCMFAGLTHEPAVQLAEDLLAVLPNNMSKIFYSDNGSCATEIAIKMALQAFHNQGQSRRTIVALEGSYHGDTFGAMAASERGLFTAPFNDKLFDVAFIPVPTADQAQHSLDALIQILDQNDVAALIVEPLVQGAAGMQMHDARALDALFKAAHAHGAYVIADEVMTGFGRTGTLFACEQLSEAPDFMCLSKGLTGGTLPLAVTACTQRVYDAFYSDDLTHAFYHGHSYTANPIACAAAVASLKLLLTPESHAQREQLRCSHANFASHIANHPRIDNVRHCGTILAMTVRTVTGNTYLSSERDRIYHYFLERGILLRPIGNVLYLIPPYCITDAQLTHIYDTICTFLDQDSTADLAIV
- the bioD gene encoding dethiobiotin synthase; this encodes MTPLALTGIHTDIGKTIVAAVLSETLGCDYWKPVQAGGLARSDSNVVRELLSNPHTTIHPEAFRLNTAASPHVAAQIDGVSMDLNDLNAPVSAHLLIETAGGAMSPMTTQHTVADVIAHHGWATVLVVQHYLGSISHTLAAIEALCSRGVNLLGLIINGESNSDSEQFICNYAQVRVLARIPHLAVLNRASIAHTAEHLRMQLVPELTPWIHT